Proteins from a single region of Pyrus communis chromosome 6, drPyrComm1.1, whole genome shotgun sequence:
- the LOC137736147 gene encoding sugar transport protein 13-like: protein MASASTAADISEAKITPIVIISCILASSGGLMFGYEVGISGGVTAMPGFLKKFYPDVYASTQKLKTNSNYCRFNNQGLQLFTSLLYLAALVSTFFASYTTKRLGRRLTMLIAGIFFIVGTVLNASFQELSMVIIGRIFLGCGVGFANQAVPLFLSEIAPTRIRGGLNILFQLNVTVGILFATLVNYGAAKIKGGWGWRVSLGLAGVPALLLTLGSLIVVDTPNSLIQRGKLDEGRAVLKRIRGTENVEAEFSEILEASSAAKEIKHPFKNLLKWKNRPPLVIAIAMQIFQQFTGMNAILFYAPILFATMGFGNNASLYAAVILGAVNVLATIVSIFLVDKVGRRMLLLEAGIQMLLSQLVIGIVLAFKVKDHSNNLSYGLAIVVVVMVCTFVSAFAWSWGPLGWLIPSETFPLETRSAGQSVTVCMNMLCCFLIGQVFLLMLCSMKYGVFLFFSAWVLVMSLFVLFLVPETKNVPIEEMTERVWKQHWFWKRYKDDYEGGRVK from the exons ATGGCCTCAGCAAGCACCGCAGCTGATATTTCTGAAGCAAAGATCACACCAATTGTCATCATTTCATGTATACTCGCTTCAAGTGGAGGTCTCATGTTTGGTTATGAGGTTGGCATTTCTG GCGGTGTGACAGCTATGCCAGGTTTCTTGAAAAAGTTCTACCCAGACGTGTACGCTAGCACTCAGAAACTGAAGACCAACAGCAATTACTGCAGATTTAACAATCAAGGCCTGCAATTGTTCACCTCTTTGTTGTACCTTGCTGCTTTGGTATCGACCTTCTTTGCATCGTACACTACCAAAAGGCTAGGGCGAAGGCTGACCATGTTAATTGCTGGGATTTTCTTCATTGTTGGTACAGTTCTTAATGCTTCATTTCAAGAACTTTCCATGGTTATCATTGGTAGGATCTTTCTTGGCTGCGGAGTTGGTTTCGCCAATCAG GCTGTGCCACTATTCCTTTCGGAGATTGCACCCACAAGAATTCGTGGAGGACTCAACATACTTTTCCAACTAAATGTAACCGTTGGAATTCTTTTTGCTACCCTTGTCAATTATGGTGCTGCTAA GATTAAAGGGGGATGGGGTTGGAGGGTATCGCTGGGTTTGGCCGGTGTTCCGGCACTCTTGCTGACCTTGGGGTCTCTTATTGTGGTAGACACTCCTAACAGTTTGATACAACGTGGTAAGTTGGATGAAGGAAGAGCAGTACTTAAAAGGATCAGAGGCACCGAAAATGTTGAAGCCGAGTTCTCGGAGATACTGGAGGCAAGTAGTGCAGCCAAAGAAATAAAGCACCCCTTTAAAAATCTCCTTAAATGGAAGAATCGCCCCCCACTGGTGATTGCAATAGCAATGCAG ATCTTCCAGCAGTTCACAGGCATGAATGCAATTCTTTTCTATGCTCCCATTTTATTTGCGACCATGGGCTTTGGCAACAATGCCTCCCTTTATGCCGCAGTTATACTAGGAGCTGTCAATGTCCTTGCAACGATTGTATCTATCTTCTTGGTTGACAAAGTTGGGCGTCGAATGCTGTTATTAGAAGCTGGGATCCAAATGTTGCTTTCTCAATTGGTTATCGGAATAGTGCTAGCCTTCAAGGTTAAGGATCACTCTAATAACTTATCTTATGGTTTGGCGATTGTGGTGGTGGTCATGGTGTGCACTTTCGTCTCCGCCTTTGCCTGGTCTTGGGGACCCCTCGGGTGGTTAATTCCTAGTGAGACATTTCCGTTGGAGACTCGGTCAGCGGGGCAAAGTGTGACGGTTTGCATGAACATGCTTTGCTGTTTTCTTATAGGACAAGTCTTCCTCTTAATGCTTTGCAGTATGAAGTATGGCGTCTTCTTGTTTTTCTCTGCTTGGGTCTTGGTCATGTCACTCTTTGTGCTATTTTTGGTTCCCGAGACCAAAAATGTCCCTATTGAGGAGATGACAGAGAGAGTGTGGAAGCAACATTGGTTTTGGAAGAGATATAAAGACGACTACGAAGGTGGTCGAgtcaaataa